A region of Sugiyamaella lignohabitans strain CBS 10342 chromosome A, complete sequence DNA encodes the following proteins:
- the MIT1 gene encoding Mit1p (Transcriptional regulator of pseudohyphal growth; protein with sequence similarity to S. pombe gti1+ (gluconate transport inducer 1) and C. albicans Wor1; GO_component: GO:0005737 - cytoplasm [Evidence IEA,IEA]; GO_component: GO:0005737 - cytoplasm [Evidence IDA] [PMID 14562095]; GO_component: GO:0005634 - nucleus [Evidence IEA,IEA]; GO_component: GO:0005634 - nucleus [Evidence IDA] [PMID 14562095]; GO_function: GO:0003674 - molecular_function [Evidence ND]; GO_process: GO:0008150 - biological_process [Evidence ND]) — translation MMQSYYGHVRTQQDAILLFEACRQGLIPRIRRRLSERERFQITSGCVYIWDEQEAGMRRWTDGKSWSASRVSGAFLTYREMDGSRRPSSPDGKQSDSADGSPQGSSPQMKKRTKFWDNDVSVSSSTPASSSASDSGSGNGSEEGYRYKPNGLYKQSFSITTSSNLKLHLISYYRKEDIISGKLVQPTSDPRIKDLPIPLNLYPDTSPGVSLIPAITNAPLVGRHQMPTADGIKDPMGILVKNESFPQNGNNHNGLQKTGGFGELTGSPTPQYSNFASSTSTMPPSPSGVPPNTMVVHNGPEAQYYQQATPPAGPYILHPQQQPLTYHNPSQPPHVQVLSPPDQQPQPQPQPQSQQQGPQLPLPPPPPQQQPQQSQQQQLPQIQIHQQQQQMSQRLPGPPQPPAGHPPPSTSPRPMLPLGSPFNGTQPVLNTSSLTRSDMPHGLGPAAQFAEDRRVINILDKALII, via the coding sequence ATGATGCAATCATATTACGGTCACGTTAGAACCCAGCAAGACGCTATTCTTCTGTTTGAAGCATGTAGACAGGGTCTAATTCCCCGGATTCGACGTCGCTTGTCTGAAAGAGAGAGGTTCCAGATCACCTCTGGATGTGTATATATTTGGGATGAACAAGAAGCAGGCATGCGACGATGGACTGACGGAAAGTCTTGGAGTGCCAGTCGTGTAAGTGGTGCGTTTCTGACTTACCGAGAAATGGACGGGTCTAGACGACCGTCGAGTCCTGATGGAAAGCAATCAGATTCTGCTGATGGATCTCCTCAGGGCAGTTCCCCACAAATGAAGAAACGAACGAAATTCTGGGATAATGATGTTTCCGTTTCGTCATCCACACCTGCCTCGAgttctgcttctgatagTGGCTCTGGCAATGGGTCGGAGGAAGGCTATCGGTATAAACCAAATGGTCTTTATAAACAAAGCTTTTCCATCACCACATCATCCAACTTAAAATTGCATCTTATCAGTTACTACCGAAAAGAGGATATAATATCTGGCAAATTAGTCCAACCTACATCAGATCCTCGTATAAAAGACCTGCCTATTCCCCTCAACCTATATCCTGACACGTCTCCTGGAGTATCACTTATTCCTGCCATCACTAATGCCCCATTAGTGGGTCGCCATCAAATGCCCACTGCTGACGGGATCAAAGATCCAATGGGCATTCTTGTTAAGAACGAGAGTTTCCCTCAGAATGGAAATAACCACAATGGCCTCCAGAAAACTGGCGGCTTTGGCGAGCTAACGGGCTCTCCCACTCCCCAGTATTCTAATTTTGCATCTTCGACAAGTACTATGCCACCCTCACCATCAGGTGTCCCACCAAACACCATGGTAGTTCATAATGGTCCAGAGGCTCAGTATTACCAACAGGctacaccaccagcagGTCCCTATATCCTCcatcctcaacaacaacctttGACATACCACAACCCCTCTCAACCACCACATGTCCAAGTGCTTTCACCACCAGaccaacagccacaaccacaaccacaaccacaatcCCAACAACAGGGTCCTCAACTACCActacctccaccacctcctcaacaacaaccacaacaatcgcagcaacaacaattacCACAAATACAGAtacatcaacagcagcagcaaatgTCGCAAAGACTGCCAGGACCACCTCAACCACCTGCAGGCCACCCACCCCCTTCGACATCACCACGCCCAATGCTTCCTCTTGGTAGTCCATTTAACGGAACACAACCCGTTCTCAATACCTCATCGCTCACCAGATCCGACATGCCCCACGGACTGGGCCCAGCCGCCCAATTTGCCGAAGATAGAAGAGTCATCAACATCCTGGACAAAGCATTAATCATCTAA